The following proteins are encoded in a genomic region of Oncorhynchus keta strain PuntledgeMale-10-30-2019 chromosome 8, Oket_V2, whole genome shotgun sequence:
- the LOC118373675 gene encoding uncharacterized protein LOC118373675 isoform X10, with protein MFLCLHKSGVTVFLCLHKSGVNLFLCLHKSGVTVFLCLHKSGVTVFLCLHKSGVNVFLCLHKSGVNVFLCLHKSGVNVFLCLHKSGVNVFLCLHKSGVNVFLCLHKSGVNVFLCLHKSGVNVFLCLHKSGVNVFLCLHKSGVNVFLCLHKPGVNVFLCLHKPGVNVFLCLHKPGVNVFLCLHKPGVNVFLCLHKSGVNVFLCLHKSGVNVFLCLHKSGVNVFLCLHKSGVNVFLCLHKSGVNVFLCLHKSGVTVFLCLHKSGVNVFLCLHKSGVNVFLCLHKSGVNVFLCLHKSGVTVFLCLHKSGVNVFLCLHKSGVNVFLCLHKSGVNVFLCLHKSGVNVFLCLHKSGVNVFLCLHKSGVNVFLCLHKSGVNVFLCLHKSGDK; from the exons ATGTTTTTGTGTCTCCATAAATCAGGTGTCACTGTGTTTTTGTGTCTCCATAAATCAGGTGTCAATTTGTTTTTGTGTCTCCATAAATCAGGTGTCACTGTGTTTTTGTGTCTCCATAAATCAGGTGTCACTGTGTTTTTGTGTCTCCATAAATCAGGTGTCAATGTGTTTTTGTGTCTCCATAAATCAGGTGTCAATGTGTTTTTGTGTCTCCATAAATCAGGTGTCAATGTGTTTTTGTGTCTCCATAAATCAGGTGTCAATGTGTTTTTGTGTCTCCATAAATCAGGTGTCAATGTGTTTTTGTGTCTCCATAAATCAGGTGTCAATGTGTTTTTGTGTCTCCATAAATCAGGTGTCAATGTGTTTTTGTGTCTCCATAAATCAGGTGTCAATGTGTTTTTGTGTCTCCATAAATCAGGTGTCAATGTGTTTTTGTGTCTCCATAAACCAGGTGTCAATGTGTTTTTGTGTCTCCATAAACCAGGTGTCAATGTGTTTTTGTGTCTCCATAAACCAGGTGTCAATGTGTTTTTGTGTCTCCATAAACCAGGTGTCAATGTGTTTTTGTGTCTCCATAAATCAGGTGTCAATGTGTTTTTGTGTCTCCATAAATCAGGTGTCAATGTGTTTTTGTGTCTCCATAAATCAGGTGTCAATGTGTTTTTGTGTCTCCATAAATCAGGTGTCAATGTGTTTTTGTGTCTCCATAAATCAGGTGTCAATGTGTTTTTGTGTCTCCATAAATCAGGTGTCACTGTGTTTTTGTGTCTCCATAAATCAGGTGTCAATGTGTTTTTGTGTCTCCATAAATCAGGTGTCAATGTGTTTTTGTGTCTCCATAAATCAGGTGTCAATGTGTTTTTGTGTCTCCATAAATCAGGTGTCACTGTGTTTTTGTGTCTCCATAAATCAGGTGTCAATGTGTTTTTGTGTCTCCATAAATCAGGTGTCAATGTGTTTTTGTGTCTCCATAAATCAG GTGTCAATGTGTTTTTGTGTCTCCATAAATCAGGTGTCAATGTGTTTTTGTGTCTCCATAAATCAGGTGTCAATGTGTTTTTGTGTCTCCATAAATCAGGTGTCAATGTGTTTTTGTGTCTCCATAAATCAGGTGTCAATGTGTTTTTGTGTCTCCATAAATCAGGTGATAAATAG
- the LOC118373675 gene encoding uncharacterized protein LOC118373675 isoform X2 codes for MFLCLHKSGVTVFLCLHKSGVNLFLCLHKSGVTVFLCLHKSGVTVFLCLHKSGVNVFLCLHKSGVNVFLCLHKSGVNVFLCLHKSGVNVFLCLHKSGVNVFLCLHKSGVNVFLCLHKSGVNVFLCLHKSGVNVFLCLHKSGVNVFLCLHKPGVNVFLCLHKPGVNVFLCLHKPGVNVFLCLHKPGVNVFLCLHKSGVNVFLCLHKSGVNVFLCLHKSGVNVFLCLHKSGVNVFLCLHKSGVNVFLCLHKSGVTVFLCLHKSGVNVFLCLHKSGVNVFLCLHKSGVNVFLCLHKSGVTVFLCLHKSGVNVFLCLHKSGVNVFLCLHKSGVNVFLCLHKSGVNVFLCLHKSGVNVFLCLHKSGVNVFLCLHKSGVNVFLCLHKSGVNVFLCLHKSGDK; via the exons ATGTTTTTGTGTCTCCATAAATCAGGTGTCACTGTGTTTTTGTGTCTCCATAAATCAGGTGTCAATTTGTTTTTGTGTCTCCATAAATCAGGTGTCACTGTGTTTTTGTGTCTCCATAAATCAGGTGTCACTGTGTTTTTGTGTCTCCATAAATCAGGTGTCAATGTGTTTTTGTGTCTCCATAAATCAGGTGTCAATGTGTTTTTGTGTCTCCATAAATCAGGTGTCAATGTGTTTTTGTGTCTCCATAAATCAGGTGTCAATGTGTTTTTGTGTCTCCATAAATCAGGTGTCAATGTGTTTTTGTGTCTCCATAAATCAGGTGTCAATGTGTTTTTGTGTCTCCATAAATCAGGTGTCAATGTGTTTTTGTGTCTCCATAAATCAGGTGTCAATGTGTTTTTGTGTCTCCATAAATCAGGTGTCAATGTGTTTTTGTGTCTCCATAAACCAGGTGTCAATGTGTTTTTGTGTCTCCATAAACCAGGTGTCAATGTGTTTTTGTGTCTCCATAAACCAGGTGTCAATGTGTTTTTGTGTCTCCATAAACCAGGTGTCAATGTGTTTTTGTGTCTCCATAAATCAGGTGTCAATGTGTTTTTGTGTCTCCATAAATCAGGTGTCAATGTGTTTTTGTGTCTCCATAAATCAGGTGTCAATGTGTTTTTGTGTCTCCATAAATCAGGTGTCAATGTGTTTTTGTGTCTCCATAAATCAGGTGTCAATGTGTTTTTGTGTCTCCATAAATCAGGTGTCACTGTGTTTTTGTGTCTCCATAAATCAGGTGTCAATGTGTTTTTGTGTCTCCATAAATCAGGTGTCAATGTGTTTTTGTGTCTCCATAAATCAGGTGTCAATGTGTTTTTGTGTCTCCATAAATCAGGTGTCACTGTGTTTTTGTGTCTCCATAAATCAGGTGTCAATGTGTTTTTGTGTCTCCATAAATCAGGTGTCAATGTGTTTTTGTGTCTCCATAAATCAGGTGTCAATGTGTTTTTGTGTCTCCATAAATCAG GTGTCAATGTGTTTTTGTGTCTCCATAAATCAGGTGTCAATGTGTTTTTGTGTCTCCATAAATCAGGTGTCAATGTGTTTTTGTGTCTCCATAAATCAGGTGTCAATGTGTTTTTGTGTCTCCATAAATCAGGTGTCAATGTGTTTTTGTGTCTCCATAAATCAGGTGATAAATAG
- the LOC118373675 gene encoding uncharacterized protein LOC118373675 isoform X41 encodes MFLCLHKSGVTVFLCLHKSGVNLFLCLHKSGVTVFLCLHKSGVTVFLCLHKSGVNVFLCLHKSGVNVFLCLHKSGVNVFLCLHKSGVNVFLCLHKSGVNVFLCLHKSGVNVFLCLHKSGVNVFLCLHKSGVNVFLCLHKSGVNVFLCLHKPGVNVFLCLHKPGVNVFLCLHKPGVNVFLCLHKPGVNVFLCLHKSGVNVFLCLHKSGVNVFLCLHKSGVNVFLCLHKSGVNVFLCLHKSGVNVFLCLHKSGVTVFLCLHKSGVNVFLCLHKSGVNVFLCLHKSGVNVFLCLHKSGVNVFLCLHKSGVNVFLCLHKSGVNVFLCLHKSGDK; translated from the exons ATGTTTTTGTGTCTCCATAAATCAGGTGTCACTGTGTTTTTGTGTCTCCATAAATCAGGTGTCAATTTGTTTTTGTGTCTCCATAAATCAGGTGTCACTGTGTTTTTGTGTCTCCATAAATCAGGTGTCACTGTGTTTTTGTGTCTCCATAAATCAGGTGTCAATGTGTTTTTGTGTCTCCATAAATCAGGTGTCAATGTGTTTTTGTGTCTCCATAAATCAGGTGTCAATGTGTTTTTGTGTCTCCATAAATCAGGTGTCAATGTGTTTTTGTGTCTCCATAAATCAGGTGTCAATGTGTTTTTGTGTCTCCATAAATCAGGTGTCAATGTGTTTTTGTGTCTCCATAAATCAGGTGTCAATGTGTTTTTGTGTCTCCATAAATCAGGTGTCAATGTGTTTTTGTGTCTCCATAAATCAGGTGTCAATGTGTTTTTGTGTCTCCATAAACCAGGTGTCAATGTGTTTTTGTGTCTCCATAAACCAGGTGTCAATGTGTTTTTGTGTCTCCATAAACCAGGTGTCAATGTGTTTTTGTGTCTCCATAAACCAGGTGTCAATGTGTTTTTGTGTCTCCATAAATCAGGTGTCAATGTGTTTTTGTGTCTCCATAAATCAGGTGTCAATGTGTTTTTGTGTCTCCATAAATCAGGTGTCAATGTGTTTTTGTGTCTCCATAAATCAGGTGTCAATGTGTTTTTGTGTCTCCATAAATCAGGTGTCAATGTGTTTTTGTGTCTCCATAAATCAGGTGTCACTGTGTTTTTGTGTCTCCATAAATCAGGTGTCAATGTGTTTTTGTGTCTCCATAAATCAG GTGTCAATGTGTTTTTGTGTCTCCATAAATCAGGTGTCAATGTGTTTTTGTGTCTCCATAAATCAGGTGTCAATGTGTTTTTGTGTCTCCATAAATCAGGTGTCAATGTGTTTTTGTGTCTCCATAAATCAGGTGTCAATGTGTTTTTGTGTCTCCATAAATCAGGTGATAAATAG
- the LOC118373675 gene encoding uncharacterized protein LOC118373675 isoform X46, whose amino-acid sequence MFLCLHKSGVTVFLCLHKSGVNLFLCLHKSGVTVFLCLHKSGVTVFLCLHKSGVNVFLCLHKSGVNVFLCLHKSGVNVFLCLHKSGVNVFLCLHKSGVNVFLCLHKSGVNVFLCLHKSGVNVFLCLHKSGVNVFLCLHKSGVNVFLCLHKPGVNVFLCLHKPGVNVFLCLHKPGVNVFLCLHKPGVNVFLCLHKSGVNVFLCLHKSGVNVFLCLHKSGVNVFLCLHKSGVNVFLCLHKSGVNVFLCLHKSGVNVFLCLHKSGVNVFLCLHKSGVNVFLCLHKSGVNVFLCLHKSGVNVFLCLHKSGDK is encoded by the exons ATGTTTTTGTGTCTCCATAAATCAGGTGTCACTGTGTTTTTGTGTCTCCATAAATCAGGTGTCAATTTGTTTTTGTGTCTCCATAAATCAGGTGTCACTGTGTTTTTGTGTCTCCATAAATCAGGTGTCACTGTGTTTTTGTGTCTCCATAAATCAGGTGTCAATGTGTTTTTGTGTCTCCATAAATCAGGTGTCAATGTGTTTTTGTGTCTCCATAAATCAGGTGTCAATGTGTTTTTGTGTCTCCATAAATCAGGTGTCAATGTGTTTTTGTGTCTCCATAAATCAGGTGTCAATGTGTTTTTGTGTCTCCATAAATCAGGTGTCAATGTGTTTTTGTGTCTCCATAAATCAGGTGTCAATGTGTTTTTGTGTCTCCATAAATCAGGTGTCAATGTGTTTTTGTGTCTCCATAAATCAGGTGTCAATGTGTTTTTGTGTCTCCATAAACCAGGTGTCAATGTGTTTTTGTGTCTCCATAAACCAGGTGTCAATGTGTTTTTGTGTCTCCATAAACCAGGTGTCAATGTGTTTTTGTGTCTCCATAAACCAGGTGTCAATGTGTTTTTGTGTCTCCATAAATCAGGTGTCAATGTGTTTTTGTGTCTCCATAAATCAGGTGTCAATGTGTTTTTGTGTCTCCATAAATCAGGTGTCAATGTGTTTTTGTGTCTCCATAAATCAGGTGTCAATGTGTTTTTGTGTCTCCATAAATCAGGTGTCAATGTGTTTTTGTGTCTCCATAAATCAG GTGTCAATGTGTTTTTGTGTCTCCATAAATCAGGTGTCAATGTGTTTTTGTGTCTCCATAAATCAGGTGTCAATGTGTTTTTGTGTCTCCATAAATCAGGTGTCAATGTGTTTTTGTGTCTCCATAAATCAGGTGTCAATGTGTTTTTGTGTCTCCATAAATCAGGTGATAAATAG
- the LOC118373675 gene encoding uncharacterized protein LOC118373675 isoform X1, translated as MFLCLHKSGVTVFLCLHKSGVNLFLCLHKSGVTVFLCLHKSGVTVFLCLHKSGVNVFLCLHKSGVNVFLCLHKSGVNVFLCLHKSGVNVFLCLHKSGVNVFLCLHKSGVNVFLCLHKSGVNVFLCLHKSGVNVFLCLHKSGVNVFLCLHKPGVNVFLCLHKPGVNVFLCLHKPGVNVFLCLHKPGVNVFLCLHKSGVNVFLCLHKSGVNVFLCLHKSGVNVFLCLHKSGVNVFLCLHKSGVNVFLCLHKSGVTVFLCLHKSGVNVFLCLHKSGVNVFLCLHKSGVNVFLCLHKSGVTVFLCLHKSGVNVFLCLHKSGVNVFLCLHKSGVNVFLCLHKSGVTVFLCLHKSGVNVFLCLHKSGVNVFLCLHKSGVNVFLCLHKSGVNVFLCLHKSGVNVFLCLHKSGDK; from the coding sequence ATGTTTTTGTGTCTCCATAAATCAGGTGTCACTGTGTTTTTGTGTCTCCATAAATCAGGTGTCAATTTGTTTTTGTGTCTCCATAAATCAGGTGTCACTGTGTTTTTGTGTCTCCATAAATCAGGTGTCACTGTGTTTTTGTGTCTCCATAAATCAGGTGTCAATGTGTTTTTGTGTCTCCATAAATCAGGTGTCAATGTGTTTTTGTGTCTCCATAAATCAGGTGTCAATGTGTTTTTGTGTCTCCATAAATCAGGTGTCAATGTGTTTTTGTGTCTCCATAAATCAGGTGTCAATGTGTTTTTGTGTCTCCATAAATCAGGTGTCAATGTGTTTTTGTGTCTCCATAAATCAGGTGTCAATGTGTTTTTGTGTCTCCATAAATCAGGTGTCAATGTGTTTTTGTGTCTCCATAAATCAGGTGTCAATGTGTTTTTGTGTCTCCATAAACCAGGTGTCAATGTGTTTTTGTGTCTCCATAAACCAGGTGTCAATGTGTTTTTGTGTCTCCATAAACCAGGTGTCAATGTGTTTTTGTGTCTCCATAAACCAGGTGTCAATGTGTTTTTGTGTCTCCATAAATCAGGTGTCAATGTGTTTTTGTGTCTCCATAAATCAGGTGTCAATGTGTTTTTGTGTCTCCATAAATCAGGTGTCAATGTGTTTTTGTGTCTCCATAAATCAGGTGTCAATGTGTTTTTGTGTCTCCATAAATCAGGTGTCAATGTGTTTTTGTGTCTCCATAAATCAGGTGTCACTGTGTTTTTGTGTCTCCATAAATCAGGTGTCAATGTGTTTTTGTGTCTCCATAAATCAGGTGTCAATGTGTTTTTGTGTCTCCATAAATCAGGTGTCAATGTGTTTTTGTGTCTCCATAAATCAGGTGTCACTGTGTTTTTGTGTCTCCATAAATCAGGTGTCAATGTGTTTTTGTGTCTCCATAAATCAGGTGTCAATGTGTTTTTGTGTCTCCATAAATCAGGTGTCAATGTGTTTTTGTGTCTCCATAAATCAGGTGTCACTGTGTTTTTGTGTCTCCATAAATCAGGTGTCAATGTGTTTTTGTGTCTCCATAAATCAGGTGTCAATGTGTTTTTGTGTCTCCATAAATCAGGTGTCAATGTGTTTTTGTGTCTCCATAAATCAGGTGTCAATGTGTTTTTGTGTCTCCATAAATCAGGTGTCAATGTGTTTTTGTGTCTCCATAAATCAGGTGATAAATAG
- the LOC118373675 gene encoding uncharacterized protein LOC118373675 isoform X31, whose protein sequence is MFLCLHKSGVTVFLCLHKSGVNLFLCLHKSGVTVFLCLHKSGVTVFLCLHKSGVNVFLCLHKSGVNVFLCLHKSGVNVFLCLHKSGVNVFLCLHKSGVNVFLCLHKPGVNVFLCLHKPGVNVFLCLHKPGVNVFLCLHKSGVNVFLCLHKSGVNVFLCLHKSGVNVFLCLHKSGVNVFLCLHKSGVNVFLCLHKSGVTVFLCLHKSGVNVFLCLHKSGVNVFLCLHKSGVNVFLCLHKSGVTVFLCLHKSGVNVFLCLHKSGVNVFLCLHKSGVNVFLCLHKSGVTVFLCLHKSGVNVFLCLHKSGVNVFLCLHKSGVNVFLCLHKSGVNVFLCLHKSGVNVFLCLHKSGDK, encoded by the exons ATGTTTTTGTGTCTCCATAAATCAGGTGTCACTGTGTTTTTGTGTCTCCATAAATCAGGTGTCAATTTGTTTTTGTGTCTCCATAAATCAGGTGTCACTGTGTTTTTGTGTCTCCATAAATCAGGTGTCACTGTGTTTTTGTGTCTCCATAAATCAGGTGTCAATGTGTTTTTGTGTCTCCATAAATCAGGTGTCAATGTGTTTTTGTGTCTCCATAAATCAGGTGTCAATGTGTTTTTGTGTCTCCATAAATCAGGTGTCAATGTGTTTTTGTGTCTCCATAAATCAG GTGTCAATGTGTTTTTGTGTCTCCATAAACCAGGTGTCAATGTGTTTTTGTGTCTCCATAAACCAGGTGTCAATGTGTTTTTGTGTCTCCATAAACCAGGTGTCAATGTGTTTTTGTGTCTCCATAAATCAGGTGTCAATGTGTTTTTGTGTCTCCATAAATCAGGTGTCAATGTGTTTTTGTGTCTCCATAAATCAGGTGTCAATGTGTTTTTGTGTCTCCATAAATCAGGTGTCAATGTGTTTTTGTGTCTCCATAAATCAGGTGTCAATGTGTTTTTGTGTCTCCATAAATCAGGTGTCACTGTGTTTTTGTGTCTCCATAAATCAGGTGTCAATGTGTTTTTGTGTCTCCATAAATCAGGTGTCAATGTGTTTTTGTGTCTCCATAAATCAGGTGTCAATGTGTTTTTGTGTCTCCATAAATCAGGTGTCACTGTGTTTTTGTGTCTCCATAAATCAGGTGTCAATGTGTTTTTGTGTCTCCATAAATCAGGTGTCAATGTGTTTTTGTGTCTCCATAAATCAGGTGTCAATGTGTTTTTGTGTCTCCATAAATCAGGTGTCACTGTGTTTTTGTGTCTCCATAAATCAGGTGTCAATGTGTTTTTGTGTCTCCATAAATCAGGTGTCAATGTGTTTTTGTGTCTCCATAAATCAGGTGTCAATGTGTTTTTGTGTCTCCATAAATCAGGTGTCAATGTGTTTTTGTGTCTCCATAAATCAGGTGTCAATGTGTTTTTGTGTCTCCATAAATCAGGTGATAAATAG
- the LOC118373675 gene encoding uncharacterized protein LOC118373675 isoform X5 — protein MFLCLHKSGVTVFLCLHKSGVNLFLCLHKSGVTVFLCLHKSGVTVFLCLHKSGVNVFLCLHKSGVNVFLCLHKSGVNVFLCLHKSGVNVFLCLHKSGVNVFLCLHKSGVNVFLCLHKSGVNVFLCLHKSGVNVFLCLHKSGVNVFLCLHKPGVNVFLCLHKPGVNVFLCLHKPGVNVFLCLHKPGVNVFLCLHKSGVNVFLCLHKSGVNVFLCLHKSGVNVFLCLHKSGVNVFLCLHKSGVNVFLCLHKSGVTVFLCLHKSGVNVFLCLHKSGVNVFLCLHKSGVNVFLCLHKSGVTVFLCLHKSGVNVFLCLHKSGVNVFLCLHKSGVTVFLCLHKSGVNVFLCLHKSGVNVFLCLHKSGVNVFLCLHKSGVNVFLCLHKSGVNVFLCLHKSGDK, from the exons ATGTTTTTGTGTCTCCATAAATCAGGTGTCACTGTGTTTTTGTGTCTCCATAAATCAGGTGTCAATTTGTTTTTGTGTCTCCATAAATCAGGTGTCACTGTGTTTTTGTGTCTCCATAAATCAGGTGTCACTGTGTTTTTGTGTCTCCATAAATCAGGTGTCAATGTGTTTTTGTGTCTCCATAAATCAGGTGTCAATGTGTTTTTGTGTCTCCATAAATCAGGTGTCAATGTGTTTTTGTGTCTCCATAAATCAGGTGTCAATGTGTTTTTGTGTCTCCATAAATCAGGTGTCAATGTGTTTTTGTGTCTCCATAAATCAGGTGTCAATGTGTTTTTGTGTCTCCATAAATCAGGTGTCAATGTGTTTTTGTGTCTCCATAAATCAGGTGTCAATGTGTTTTTGTGTCTCCATAAATCAGGTGTCAATGTGTTTTTGTGTCTCCATAAACCAGGTGTCAATGTGTTTTTGTGTCTCCATAAACCAGGTGTCAATGTGTTTTTGTGTCTCCATAAACCAGGTGTCAATGTGTTTTTGTGTCTCCATAAACCAGGTGTCAATGTGTTTTTGTGTCTCCATAAATCAGGTGTCAATGTGTTTTTGTGTCTCCATAAATCAGGTGTCAATGTGTTTTTGTGTCTCCATAAATCAGGTGTCAATGTGTTTTTGTGTCTCCATAAATCAGGTGTCAATGTGTTTTTGTGTCTCCATAAATCAGGTGTCAATGTGTTTTTGTGTCTCCATAAATCAGGTGTCACTGTGTTTTTGTGTCTCCATAAATCAGGTGTCAATGTGTTTTTGTGTCTCCATAAATCAGGTGTCAATGTGTTTTTGTGTCTCCATAAATCAGGTGTCAATGTGTTTTTGTGTCTCCATAAATCAGGTGTCACTGTGTTTTTGTGTCTCCATAAATCAG GTGTCAATGTGTTTTTGTGTCTCCATAAATCAGGTGTCAATGTGTTTTTGTGTCTCCATAAATCAGGTGTCACTGTGTTTTTGTGTCTCCATAAATCAGGTGTCAATGTGTTTTTGTGTCTCCATAAATCAGGTGTCAATGTGTTTTTGTGTCTCCATAAATCAGGTGTCAATGTGTTTTTGTGTCTCCATAAATCAGGTGTCAATGTGTTTTTGTGTCTCCATAAATCAGGTGTCAATGTGTTTTTGTGTCTCCATAAATCAGGTGATAAATAG
- the LOC118373675 gene encoding uncharacterized protein LOC118373675 isoform X33 — translation MFLCLHKSGVTVFLCLHKSGVNLFLCLHKSGVTVFLCLHKSGVTVFLCLHKSGVNVFLCLHKSGVNVFLCLHKSGVNVFLCLHKSGVNVFLCLHKSGVNVFLCLHKSGVNVFLCLHKSGVNVFLCLHKSGVNVFLCLHKSGVNVFLCLHKPGVNVFLCLHKPGVNVFLCLHKPGVNVFLCLHKPGVNVFLCLHKSGVNVFLCLHKSGVNVFLCLHKSGVNVFLCLHKSGVNVFLCLHKSGVNVFLCLHKSGVTVFLCLHKSGVNVFLCLHKSGVNVFLCLHKSGVTVFLCLHKSGVNVFLCLHKSGVNVFLCLHKSGVNVFLCLHKSGVNVFLCLHKSGVNVFLCLHKSGDK, via the exons ATGTTTTTGTGTCTCCATAAATCAGGTGTCACTGTGTTTTTGTGTCTCCATAAATCAGGTGTCAATTTGTTTTTGTGTCTCCATAAATCAGGTGTCACTGTGTTTTTGTGTCTCCATAAATCAGGTGTCACTGTGTTTTTGTGTCTCCATAAATCAGGTGTCAATGTGTTTTTGTGTCTCCATAAATCAGGTGTCAATGTGTTTTTGTGTCTCCATAAATCAGGTGTCAATGTGTTTTTGTGTCTCCATAAATCAGGTGTCAATGTGTTTTTGTGTCTCCATAAATCAGGTGTCAATGTGTTTTTGTGTCTCCATAAATCAGGTGTCAATGTGTTTTTGTGTCTCCATAAATCAGGTGTCAATGTGTTTTTGTGTCTCCATAAATCAGGTGTCAATGTGTTTTTGTGTCTCCATAAATCAGGTGTCAATGTGTTTTTGTGTCTCCATAAACCAGGTGTCAATGTGTTTTTGTGTCTCCATAAACCAGGTGTCAATGTGTTTTTGTGTCTCCATAAACCAGGTGTCAATGTGTTTTTGTGTCTCCATAAACCAGGTGTCAATGTGTTTTTGTGTCTCCATAAATCAGGTGTCAATGTGTTTTTGTGTCTCCATAAATCAGGTGTCAATGTGTTTTTGTGTCTCCATAAATCAGGTGTCAATGTGTTTTTGTGTCTCCATAAATCAGGTGTCAATGTGTTTTTGTGTCTCCATAAATCAGGTGTCAATGTGTTTTTGTGTCTCCATAAATCAGGTGTCACTGTGTTTTTGTGTCTCCATAAATCAG GTGTCAATGTGTTTTTGTGTCTCCATAAATCAGGTGTCAATGTGTTTTTGTGTCTCCATAAATCAGGTGTCACTGTGTTTTTGTGTCTCCATAAATCAGGTGTCAATGTGTTTTTGTGTCTCCATAAATCAGGTGTCAATGTGTTTTTGTGTCTCCATAAATCAGGTGTCAATGTGTTTTTGTGTCTCCATAAATCAGGTGTCAATGTGTTTTTGTGTCTCCATAAATCAGGTGTCAATGTGTTTTTGTGTCTCCATAAATCAGGTGATAAATAG
- the LOC118373675 gene encoding uncharacterized protein LOC118373675 isoform X22 gives MFLCLHKSGVTVFLCLHKSGVNLFLCLHKSGVTVFLCLHKSGVTVFLCLHKSGVNVFLCLHKSGVNVFLCLHKSGVNVFLCLHKSGVNVFLCLHKSGVNVFLCLHKSGVNVFLCLHKSGVNVFLCLHKSGVNVFLCLHKSGVNVFLCLHKSGVNVFLCLHKSGVNVFLCLHKSGVNVFLCLHKSGVNVFLCLHKSGVNVFLCLHKSGVTVFLCLHKSGVNVFLCLHKSGVNVFLCLHKSGVNVFLCLHKSGVTVFLCLHKSGVNVFLCLHKSGVNVFLCLHKSGVNVFLCLHKSGVTVFLCLHKSGVNVFLCLHKSGVNVFLCLHKSGVNVFLCLHKSGVNVFLCLHKSGVNVFLCLHKSGDK, from the exons ATGTTTTTGTGTCTCCATAAATCAGGTGTCACTGTGTTTTTGTGTCTCCATAAATCAGGTGTCAATTTGTTTTTGTGTCTCCATAAATCAGGTGTCACTGTGTTTTTGTGTCTCCATAAATCAGGTGTCACTGTGTTTTTGTGTCTCCATAAATCAGGTGTCAATGTGTTTTTGTGTCTCCATAAATCAGGTGTCAATGTGTTTTTGTGTCTCCATAAATCAGGTGTCAATGTGTTTTTGTGTCTCCATAAATCAGGTGTCAATGTGTTTTTGTGTCTCCATAAATCAGGTGTCAATGTGTTTTTGTGTCTCCATAAATCAGGTGTCAATGTGTTTTTGTGTCTCCATAAATCAGGTGTCAATGTGTTTTTGTGTCTCCATAAATCAGGTGTCAATGTGTTTTTGTGTCTCCATAAATCAG GTGTCAATGTGTTTTTGTGTCTCCATAAATCAGGTGTCAATGTGTTTTTGTGTCTCCATAAATCAGGTGTCAATGTGTTTTTGTGTCTCCATAAATCAGGTGTCAATGTGTTTTTGTGTCTCCATAAATCAGGTGTCAATGTGTTTTTGTGTCTCCATAAATCAGGTGTCAATGTGTTTTTGTGTCTCCATAAATCAGGTGTCACTGTGTTTTTGTGTCTCCATAAATCAGGTGTCAATGTGTTTTTGTGTCTCCATAAATCAGGTGTCAATGTGTTTTTGTGTCTCCATAAATCAGGTGTCAATGTGTTTTTGTGTCTCCATAAATCAGGTGTCACTGTGTTTTTGTGTCTCCATAAATCAGGTGTCAATGTGTTTTTGTGTCTCCATAAATCAGGTGTCAATGTGTTTTTGTGTCTCCATAAATCAGGTGTCAATGTGTTTTTGTGTCTCCATAAATCAGGTGTCACTGTGTTTTTGTGTCTCCATAAATCAGGTGTCAATGTGTTTTTGTGTCTCCATAAATCAGGTGTCAATGTGTTTTTGTGTCTCCATAAATCAGGTGTCAATGTGTTTTTGTGTCTCCATAAATCAGGTGTCAATGTGTTTTTGTGTCTCCATAAATCAGGTGTCAATGTGTTTTTGTGTCTCCATAAATCAGGTGATAAATAG